The genomic DNA CCCGCCGCCGCCAGCGCCGAGACCGCGATCGAGGAGACGCCGGCCCCGGCCCCTCCGGAAGCCGAGCGGCGCGACAAGCCGAAGCGCCAGCCCCGCTACCATGTCGTGCTCTGGAACGACGACGACCACACCTACGACTACGTGGTCACGATGCTCCAGTCGCTGTTCGGCCACCCCCCGGAGCGCGGTTTCCGGCTCGCCAAGGAGGTCGACACCCAGGGCCGGGTGATCGTCCTCACCACGACCCGCGAGCATGCCGAACTGAAGCGCGACCAGATCCACGCCTTCGGCGCCGACCGTCTCCTCGCCCGCTCGAAGGGCTCGATGAAGGCTTCGATCGAGGCCGAATCCTGACCGGCCGGCCCGGTGCCTTGCAGGCTGCCGGTTCGAATCCAGCCTGTCGTCGCGGAAGGACGAGGGAGCGTCAGATCCGCCCCACCGGCGGTTGACACCGCCGAGGGCCTCAGGAGCGGCGTTGGACCCGCGCCTCGAGCGCCGCGCGGCACGCGGTGAGGAGGTCGACGTCAACCGCGGGGATGCCCGCCGGGGCGTCGGCATCCCGGTCGGCGTTGACCCACTCGGCGCTGGCCAGCGCCGCCCGCACCAGTTCGTCGACGCGCGTGCCGTGGGCCGCCGCCGCGAGGTCGCCGGCGACGACCTGCAGCGCCACCGGCACGCCGGTCTCGATCGCCAGGTCGGCGAGGATCCCGGCGTGGAGGATGAAGATCACGTCGGGGTGCAGGCCGTCGACCGCCTCGGCCAGCGCCTGCCGCGCCGTCTCGCGCACCAGGCCGAGGAGGCGCGGCGGAAGCGTGGCGGTGGCGGCCAGCAGGGCCGCGGCGCTGCCGTCGCGGACCGCGGCGAGAAAGCTGCGGTTGGCGGCGGCGATGTCGTGGAGGTGGATGCCGTACAGGCCGGGCGTGGAGGCGGCGAGGGCCGGGACCGACGTCGGGCCGCAGGCGGCGGTGACCGCCCCGCCGGCTTCCAGCACACGGCGAAGCGCGTGCACTCGGGTCGCCGGTGGGTCGCAGCACCCGTGGTCGACGAGCAGCACGCGGATCATCCCACCCGTCTCCCCGATCACGCCCCCAGCCAGGGCCGTGCGACGAACAGGACGATGGCCATCATCGCCGTGGCGGCCCAGTCGTCGGCCATGATCCCCAGCCCCCCCGGGAGCCGCTCGAGCTGCCGACAGGGAAAGGGCTTGAGGATGTCGAACAGGCGGTGCAGCGCGAATGCCAGGGCGATGACCGGCAGCGTCCGGTCCGCCGCCGGCACCACCAGCAGGCCGAGCGGCAGGCTGGCGCATTCGTCGAGCACGATCGCCCCCGGATCGGGGCTGCCGCCGAGCCGTCGCGCCGCCCGCGTGCAGATCGGAACGGCCGCGGCGTTGAGCGCCGCCAGCAGGGCGACCTCGACCGGAAACGGAAGCCGGGCCCAGGCGAGGGTGCCTGCCAGCACGACGCCGACGAGCGCGCCCCACGTGCCGGCGGCGACCCGCGCCAGCCCGACGCCGCCGCAGGTCGCCACGCACACCGCCGGGTCGCGCAGCGCCGCGCTTTCGGAATCAGGGCCAGGAAGCGGTGGGGTCATCGCCAGGGCCGCACGCCGTGCCGGACAGGTAGAATGTCGAATGATACCCTGACCCCGGACCACCGACCCCATGCCGAGCGACTCGCCTCCGCCAGCTGCCGATGCCGCGCCGCCGATCGGGCGGCTGGAGCTCGTCGAATACCCCCACCCCGCGCTGGCGCGGCCGGCCCGGGCACTGGCGCAGATCGACGACGAACTGTGCGACGCCGTCGAACAGATGTTCGAGATCATGTACGCCGCCAACGGGATCGGCCTGGCGGCCACGCAGGTCGCCCTCCCCTATCGGCTGTTCGTCGTCAACGTCGAGGGGCGCCGTGACGCCGGCGAGGAGCTGGTGTTCGTCAACCCGGTGCTCTCGCGCCCCCGCGGTATCGCCGTGCAGGAGGAGGGGTGCCTCAGCCTGCCTGGGCTGCGGATGGACGTCCGCCGGCCGGAGCGCGTCTGCGTCGAGGCCTGGTCGCTCGACGGCGCGCCGTTTCGGATGGATCTCGACGGCCTCGTCGCCCGCGTCGTCCAGCACGAGTACGACCACCTCGAGGGGCGGTTGTTCACCGATCGGCTCCCCGATGCGGCTGCCCTCGAGGCACGGCGGATGCTCGACTCGTTCCGCGAGGTGTTCCACGGCCGGCAGTCGCGAGGTGAGTTGCCCACGACGGCGGCGATGCTCGAGCGGTTGGCGCACCTCGAGGCGGCTCGCTGCGTCCCGGCCACCGGGTCGGCGTGATGGCGCGGGACGACGGCCGGCCGCTGCGGATCGTCGTCATGGGCACCGGCCCGTTTGCGGTGCCGTTGCTCGAAGCGCTGCTCGGTTCAACGCACGAGATCGTCGCGGTCGTCACCCGCCCCGGCCATGCGCCGGGAGGCCGCCGGCCCCCTCCCAACCCGATCCGCGAAGCCGCCCTCCGCGCCGGGCTGGCGATCCTCGCCCCCGAACGGATCGGCGACCCGGCCGCGGCCGCCGACCTGGCGGCGCTGCGCCCCGCTCTGCTCGTGGTCTGTGACTATGGCCAGATTCTCCCCGCGGCGATCCTCGGGCTGGCGCCACTGGGGGGTCTCAACCTCCACGGCTCGCTCCTCCCCCGCCACCGTGGCGCCGCTCCGGTGCAGTGGGCGATCCGCGCGGGGGACGCCGTCACCGGGGCGAGCGTGATCGCGATGACGCCGGCGCTCGATGCCGGCCACGTGCTCGCGGTCGCGACGACGCCGATCGGCGCCGCCGAGACCGCCGCGGAGCTCGAGGCGCGGCTGGCGCGGCTCGGCGCGCCGCTGGTGCTCGAGGCGATCGAACGGTTGCGGGCGGCGGTCGAGGCGGGCGCCGATCCCGCCACGGTCGGCACCCCGCAGGACGCCGCCCTGGCGACCCGGGCACCACGGCTGACGAAGGCCGACGGCCTCGTCGATTGGCGGCAGCCCGCGGCGGCGATCGAACGGCTGCGCCGGGCCCTCGAGCCCTGGCCACGGGCGGCGACGGTGTGGCGCCGCCCTGGCCAGCCGGCGCTGCGGCTGGTGCTCGACGACGTCGCCGTCGCCGCTGCCGCGCCCGCGACGGCGGCTCCCGGAACGGTCCTCGACGCCGGCCCCGGCAGGTTCGTCGTCGCCAGCGGGGACGGTACCGCAGTCGAGATCCTCAGGCTCGTGCCCGAGGGGCGGCGGCCAATGCCCGCCGCGGACTTCCTCCGCGGTCACCTCCTCGCGCCGGGGACCGTGCTCGGCTGACGGCCGCTGGCACCAAGCGCCCGCCGGGCGGCGCTGCCTGCCGCGGCGACGAACTGGCCGCGGCTTCCGCCGGCCGGGCTGGTAAAATCCCGCCATGCCCAAGCTGTGGATCGACACCGTCGGTTGCCAGATGAACGTGCTCGACAGCGAGCTGGTGGTGGCGGCGCTGCGCCGCCAGGGCTGGGACGTCGCCCCGGAGGTCGCCGACGCCGATGCGGTGTTTTTCAACACCTGCAGCGTCCGCCAGCATGCCGAGGACAAGGTCTGGTCGGCGCTCGGTCGCGTCCGCCTCGAGAAGGAACGGCGCCCTGGCCTCGTGGTCGGTGTCCTCGGCTGCATGGCCCAGAAGGAGCAGGCGCTGGTCCGGTCGCGGGCGCCGTGGGTGGACCTCGTCGTCGGGCCGGGGCAGCTCCACCGCGTGCCGCTCCTCGTCGAGGCGATCCGCAGTGGCGGCGGACCGCGTGTCGAGGTGGCGCTGGGGCGGACGGCGGGGAGCCGTGACGAGATCGCGCGCAGCTTCGAGAGCTACGATCCCGACCGCGACCCGTCGATGCGCCCCAATCCCTTCCAGGCCTTCGTGCGCACGCAGACCGGGTGCGACAAATTCTGCGCGTTCTGCGTCGTCCCCCACGTCCGCGGCCCGGAGCAGGCGCGGGCCCCCGACACGATCGTCGCCGAGGTTTGCCGGCTGGTCGACGAGGGGTGTCGCGAGGTGACCCTCATCGGGCAGACGGTCAACAGCTACCGCTGGACCGACGGCACGGGCACGACGCGGCTCGCCGACCTGCTGGCCCGCCTCGACGGCGTCGCCGGGCTCGACCGGATCCGCTTCGTCACCAACTACCCGCGCGACATGACGGCCGACCTCGTCGCCGCGGTTCGCGACCTGCCCAAGGTCTGCCCCTACCTCCACGTCCCCGCGCAGCACGGCTCCGACGCCGTGCTCGGGCGGATGAAGCGCGGCTACACGATCGGCGAATACCGCGAGATGTTCGCGATGGTCCGGGCCGAGCTGCCCCACGCGGCGGTGACGAGCGACTTCATCGTCGGCTTCTGCGGCGAGACCGACGCCGAGTTCGCCGCCACGCTCGCCCTCGTGGAGGAGTGCGGCTTCAAGAACAGCTTCATCTTCAAGTACAGCCCGCGGCCCGGGACGAAGGCCTTCCAGCGCC from Planctomycetota bacterium includes the following:
- a CDS encoding ATP-dependent Clp protease adaptor ClpS, which gives rise to MPAAASAETAIEETPAPAPPEAERRDKPKRQPRYHVVLWNDDDHTYDYVVTMLQSLFGHPPERGFRLAKEVDTQGRVIVLTTTREHAELKRDQIHAFGADRLLARSKGSMKASIEAES
- a CDS encoding phosphatidylglycerophosphatase A, whose amino-acid sequence is MISNICSTASHSSSSICASARAGRASAGWGYSTSSSRPIGGAASAAGGGESLGMGSVVRGQGIIRHSTCPARRAALAMTPPLPGPDSESAALRDPAVCVATCGGVGLARVAAGTWGALVGVVLAGTLAWARLPFPVEVALLAALNAAAVPICTRAARRLGGSPDPGAIVLDECASLPLGLLVVPAADRTLPVIALAFALHRLFDILKPFPCRQLERLPGGLGIMADDWAATAMMAIVLFVARPWLGA
- the def gene encoding peptide deformylase; the protein is MPSDSPPPAADAAPPIGRLELVEYPHPALARPARALAQIDDELCDAVEQMFEIMYAANGIGLAATQVALPYRLFVVNVEGRRDAGEELVFVNPVLSRPRGIAVQEEGCLSLPGLRMDVRRPERVCVEAWSLDGAPFRMDLDGLVARVVQHEYDHLEGRLFTDRLPDAAALEARRMLDSFREVFHGRQSRGELPTTAAMLERLAHLEAARCVPATGSA
- a CDS encoding methionyl-tRNA formyltransferase, which encodes MRIVVMGTGPFAVPLLEALLGSTHEIVAVVTRPGHAPGGRRPPPNPIREAALRAGLAILAPERIGDPAAAADLAALRPALLVVCDYGQILPAAILGLAPLGGLNLHGSLLPRHRGAAPVQWAIRAGDAVTGASVIAMTPALDAGHVLAVATTPIGAAETAAELEARLARLGAPLVLEAIERLRAAVEAGADPATVGTPQDAALATRAPRLTKADGLVDWRQPAAAIERLRRALEPWPRAATVWRRPGQPALRLVLDDVAVAAAAPATAAPGTVLDAGPGRFVVASGDGTAVEILRLVPEGRRPMPAADFLRGHLLAPGTVLG
- the miaB gene encoding tRNA (N6-isopentenyl adenosine(37)-C2)-methylthiotransferase MiaB — translated: MPKLWIDTVGCQMNVLDSELVVAALRRQGWDVAPEVADADAVFFNTCSVRQHAEDKVWSALGRVRLEKERRPGLVVGVLGCMAQKEQALVRSRAPWVDLVVGPGQLHRVPLLVEAIRSGGGPRVEVALGRTAGSRDEIARSFESYDPDRDPSMRPNPFQAFVRTQTGCDKFCAFCVVPHVRGPEQARAPDTIVAEVCRLVDEGCREVTLIGQTVNSYRWTDGTGTTRLADLLARLDGVAGLDRIRFVTNYPRDMTADLVAAVRDLPKVCPYLHVPAQHGSDAVLGRMKRGYTIGEYREMFAMVRAELPHAAVTSDFIVGFCGETDAEFAATLALVEECGFKNSFIFKYSPRPGTKAFQRQPDDVPEEVKKERHRLLLDAQTEASRAGNQPFVGTRQQVLVEGLSARDGKRGGAGDTPDSIAQLTGRTRCDRIVVFDAPLRLVGRLVDVDIIAAGPWSLAGLIADDAGAAAGSTASAGAACPPAPVLHQIRPPAVVGERRT